CCCGACCGAACCCGAGAACTTCTCCACGAGGGGAGCCGCCATGCTACTGATGGCGGCGGCGGTGGCTCCGGCCTGCGACAAGACGGGGATGTTGGTGGCGGCGGCGATGGAGCCCATGGCGGTGATGCCCGAGTTGAGCTTCTGACCCAGGGTCGCGTTGGGGCTCATGAAGGTCTTCGCGGCATTGGCGGCGTCCATGCCCGCCATGACGATGTTGAGGCCCGGAGCGAAACGCCCGGCCGCCTTCGCCAGGGCACCACTGCCGCCCTGGAGGAGACCCGCCAGCATGCTCGCGTTGCCGAGCAGCGCATGACCCGCCTCGAAGGCGGAGGAAGCCGAGTGAGCCAGATTCGTCGGATGTGAATGGGACGCGGCATGGGTCGCCCCGTGCTCCACCGCGCTGTGGTGTCCGTAGCCCGGGGTTTGGTGCGTCCCCTCGAAACCGTGCGACGCATGCGACGCATGCGTCGAACCGCCGCCCGTCAGGATCGAGGCGAGATGGTTCACGCTCCCCATCAGACTGGAGGCGAGATGGGTCCCTTGGACCGCCATATCGGCGAAGTTGGCCGCGTGGCTCAGGCCGTTCAGCGCGCTCGTGGCGAGCTGGTTCAGGTTCGCCAGAGTGCTGGGCTTCCCCGTGGAGGTGGCATGGGCCGTGGCAGGGGGCTTCCCCGTGGTCTCGGGAGGCTTCGCCGTGGGGGCGCCCTGGGCCGTGGTAGGCGGCTTCCCCGTGGTCTCAGGAGGCTTCCCTGTGGTCTCGGGAGGCTTCGCCGTAGGGGCGCCCTGGGCCGTGGTAGGCGGCTTCCCCGTGGTCTCAGGAGGCTTCGCCGTAGGGGCGCCCTGGGCCGTGGTAGGCGGCTTCGCCGTGGTCTCGGGAGGCTTCGTCGTGGTCTCGGGAGGCTTCGCCGTGGTCTCGGGAGGCTTCGCCGTGGGGGCGCCCTGGGCCGTGGTAGGCGGCTTCGCCGTGGTCTCGGGAGGCTTCGCCGTGGTCTCGGGAGGCTTCGTCGTGGTCTCGGGAGGCTTCGCCGTGGGGGCGCCCTGGGCCGTGGTAGGCGGCTTCGCCGTGGTCTCGGGAGGCTTCGCCGTGGTCTCGGGAGGCTTCGCCGTGGGGGCGCCCTGGGCCGTGGTAGGCGGCTTCGCCGTGGTCTCGGGAGGCTTCGCCGTGGTCTCGGGAGGCTTCGCCGTGGGGGCGCCCTGGGCCGTGGTAGGCGGCTTCGCCGTGGTCTCGGGAGGCTTCGCCGTGGGGGCGCCCTGGGCCGTGGTAGGCGGCTTCGCCGTGGTCTCGGGAGGCTTCACCGTGGAGGCGCCCTGGGCCGTGGCAGGGGGCTTATCCGCCTCCTGGGCCTGCGCGAGGGCATGCTGGAAGCTCCCATGAACGGTCGAGGGATGCACCGTTCCGCTCGTGCCTCCGGAGCCGCTCAGGGCCTGGGCCACTTGCGCCGAGTTGGTGGTGGGCTTTTCCATCGCACTATCCAGGCGGCTCGGCTTGCTTTGAGCGGCCTGGGTGCTTGCCACGGTCGGTTTCCCACTGGAAGCCGCCTGTGCCGCCGTGCCCGTGGGCTTCGTCGAGGCTCCTCCCGTCGGCTTCGTGGTCTCGGAGGTGCCCGGCTTGTTCGCCGTTGGCTTCGCGGACGCGGGGGTGGTCGGCTTCCCCGCCGTCGTCGTGGGCCTGGGCGGCAGCTGGGGGGGCCGAGAAGTGGGAGCACGAACGGGCATGGGAGCAACCTGAGGGCGAGAGCGATTTCGCTCGGATGACCAGGAAAATACGTCCTCCTGGTATCGGGAAACAAAGGATTAAGGATTATCGTGTCCCACCTCGGGAAGTTGCTGTCTCACATGCAAGGCTTTTGCCAACTCATGAGAAAACGAGGTGTCCCGCTTACCTGGCTGCACCGCGAGCGGATCGACCCGACCGGCGAAGTCTGGCTTTGGGACACCGCGACGGGAGCCTTGCTGTACCGCCAGTCCCTGGACATGCCCTTCACCTGGAGTGAGGACGCTGGGGGACGTCAGCGCGAGCGCCAGGCCAGCTCCTTGGCTGCCTCGATGAAGAGGCGCAGAGGCTGCGAGCGCTGGGCGCGGCTGGGGTAGTAGAGGAAGAAGCCAGGCACGGTGGGCGCGTAGTCCTCCAGCACCCGCACGAGGCGTCCGGAATGCAGATGCTCCTGGATGGCTGGCTCCAGGGTGTACGCCAGCCCCACCCCTTCGGCGGCGAGCGCCACGCCGGTCATCTCGTCGTTGGTGGCGACACCGCCGTGCACCGGGACGCGCCAGGTCCTGCTTCCGCGCTCCAGCTCCCAGGCATAGGGAGTCCCGGTCGTCTGTGAGCGCAGGACGATGCATTCGTGCCGGAGCAGGTCCTCGGGGCGCGCTGGGTGGCCGTGCTTCTCGAGGTAGGCCGGTGCACCCACCACCACGAAGCGGAAGGCGTCCGTCAGGCGCACCTGCACCATGTCGCGCTCGATGGTCTCGCTCAGGCGCACGCCGGCGTCGTAGCCCTCCGCGACGATGTCGACGAGGCGCTGTTCGACGACGACGTCCACCTCCACGCGGGGGTACCGCGCCCGGAATGCTGGCAGCACGGGCGCGATGAGGAGGGGCACCGCCGCTCGTGGCACGGACAGCTTCAGCCGTCCGACGGCCTCCCCGGGCTGGGCCGCGGCCCCGTGGAGGGCGGCAGCGGCTTGGGCAAGACCTGGACCGGCCTCCTCCACCAGCCGCCGCCCCGCGTCCGTCAGGGCCACGCTGCGCGAGGTGCGGTTGAGCAGGACCACGCTCAGCTGCTCCTCCAGCTGCCGCACCGACTGGCTCACGGCGGCCGTGGAGACGCCGAGCTCGCGCGCCGCCCCCCGGAAGCTCTGGAGACGCGCGACGGCAAGGAACACGTGGAGCTGCTGGAAGAGGACCGTCTTCATTGCGGTGATTCCTCCGAAGTGCCGGTCGGGAGTGCCGTGACGGCCCTGCGCACGAGTATGGCCACTTTCGGCAAATAGCCGGGCCACCATCAACCCCTGCTTAACGGCCCGTTCGCTCCTCGCCGTCTGGTGCC
Above is a window of Cystobacter fuscus DNA encoding:
- a CDS encoding LysR family transcriptional regulator: MKTVLFQQLHVFLAVARLQSFRGAARELGVSTAAVSQSVRQLEEQLSVVLLNRTSRSVALTDAGRRLVEEAGPGLAQAAAALHGAAAQPGEAVGRLKLSVPRAAVPLLIAPVLPAFRARYPRVEVDVVVEQRLVDIVAEGYDAGVRLSETIERDMVQVRLTDAFRFVVVGAPAYLEKHGHPARPEDLLRHECIVLRSQTTGTPYAWELERGSRTWRVPVHGGVATNDEMTGVALAAEGVGLAYTLEPAIQEHLHSGRLVRVLEDYAPTVPGFFLYYPSRAQRSQPLRLFIEAAKELAWRSR